The Monodelphis domestica isolate mMonDom1 chromosome 7, mMonDom1.pri, whole genome shotgun sequence genome window below encodes:
- the LOC100013581 gene encoding olfactory receptor 13D1-like, with protein sequence MEKGNYTPVTEFFMMGLSNYPELQVFLYVLCLLMYLVILLGNGTLLIITILDPRLHTPMYFFLGNLSFLDICYTSSSIPQMLVNFTSERKSITFIRCALQMIFALGLGCTECLLLAVMGFDRFVAICHPLRYTIIMNKGLCVQMAAWTWTLGFLVALVQSGLALILPFCDNIIDHLFCEIVALLKLSCVDIFVMRIAGIFVLIAPLLLIFFSYVFILFAILKIKSTEGRKKAFSTCSAHLTVVILFYGSALFMYMKPKSKGTKLFDELFGLSYWAFTPMLNPIIYSLRNKEVKGAVEKVIIRKLFLKKF encoded by the coding sequence atggaaaagggaaattataCACCTGTGACAGAGTTCTTTATGATGGGGCTTTCTAACTACCCAGAACTCCAGGTATTTCTTTATGTGCTCTGTCTCTTGATGTACTTGGTGATTCTCCTGGGAAATGGCACCCTCCTTATCATCACCATCCTGGACCCTCGCCTTCACACCCctatgtattttttccttgggaACCTCTCCTTTCTGGACATCTGCTACACATCCTCCTCAATCCCTCAAATGCTAGTTAATTTTACATCCGAAAGAAAATCCATCACTTTCATTAGGTGTGCCTTACAGATGATTTTTGCTCTTGGACTTGGGTGCACAGAGTGTCTACTGTTGGCAGTAATGGGTTTTGACAGGTTTGTAGCCATCTGCCATCCACTAAGGTACACCATTATCATGAACAAGGGACTCTGTGTGCAGATGGCTGCTTGGACCTGGACACTAGGATTTCTGGTTGCTTTGGTACAATCTGGGCTTGCCTTGATTTTGCCCTTCTGTGATAACATTATTGATCATCTTTTCTGTGAAATTGTAGCCCTTTTAAAACTTAGCTGTGTGGACATATTTGTTATGAGAATTGCAGGCATTTTTGTGTTAATTGCTCCTCTtctacttattttcttttcttatgtcTTTATTTTGTTCGCTATCTTGAAAATTAAGTCTACTGAGGGGAGGAAAAAGGCCTTTTCCACTTGTTCAGCCCACCTTACCGTAGTGATCTTGTTCTATGGATCTGCTCTTTTCATGTATATGAAGCCTAAGTCTAAGGGCACTAAACTTTTTGATGAACTCTTTGGATTGTCTTACTGGGCATTCACTCCAATGCTGAACCCCATCATCTACAGCCTGAGGAACAAAGAGGTAAAAGGAGCTGTGGAGAAAGTCATAATcagaaagttatttttaaagaaattttga